From a single Collimonas pratensis genomic region:
- a CDS encoding prephenate dehydrogenase, whose product MFKKIAIFGVGLIGGSFALALKKAGVVEQIVGVGRHLTTLQRARELGIIDQIASDVAEAVSGADLILIAAPVAQTGAILASIAPHLQAGTIVTDAGSTKSDVAQAARTALGGKIGQFVPGHPIAGREQNGPEAALAELYVGKKVVLAPLPENSAADVARVAAAWQQCGALIHQLSAQQHDAVFAAVSHLPHVLAYALVDDIANKPHAASLFQYAASGFRDFTRIVGSSPEMWRDISLANQSALLGELDAYMLQLGRLRGLLAAGDGPALEAIYSNAQQARHNWISAIEAAEQQNKEGGD is encoded by the coding sequence GTGTTCAAGAAAATCGCAATTTTTGGTGTAGGCCTGATCGGCGGATCGTTTGCCCTGGCTTTGAAAAAAGCCGGCGTGGTGGAACAGATCGTCGGCGTCGGCCGCCACCTGACGACACTGCAGCGCGCGCGCGAACTGGGCATCATCGACCAGATCGCCAGCGATGTCGCGGAGGCGGTCAGCGGCGCCGACCTGATCCTGATCGCCGCGCCGGTGGCGCAGACCGGCGCCATCCTGGCGAGTATTGCGCCACATCTGCAAGCCGGCACCATCGTCACCGACGCCGGCAGCACCAAGTCCGACGTGGCGCAGGCGGCGCGCACGGCGCTGGGCGGCAAGATCGGCCAGTTCGTGCCCGGCCATCCGATCGCAGGGCGTGAACAGAATGGCCCCGAGGCGGCGCTGGCGGAACTGTATGTCGGCAAGAAAGTGGTGCTGGCGCCGCTGCCGGAAAATTCGGCCGCGGATGTGGCTCGGGTTGCCGCTGCCTGGCAGCAGTGCGGCGCGCTGATTCATCAGCTCTCGGCGCAGCAGCACGATGCCGTGTTTGCCGCAGTCAGCCACTTGCCGCACGTGCTGGCGTATGCGTTGGTGGATGATATCGCCAACAAGCCGCACGCGGCGTCGCTGTTTCAATATGCCGCCAGCGGCTTTCGCGATTTCACCCGCATCGTCGGCTCGTCGCCGGAGATGTGGCGCGATATTTCACTGGCCAACCAGAGCGCCTTGCTGGGCGAGCTGGATGCTTACATGCTGCAGCTGGGCCGCTTGCGCGGTTTGCTAGCGGCCGGCGACGGGCCGGCGCTGGAAGCCATCTACAGCAATGCGCAGCAGGCAAGACACAACTGGATCAGCGCCATCGAGGCTGCGGAACAACAGAACAAGGAAGGTGGCGATTAA
- the hisC gene encoding histidinol-phosphate transaminase, with protein sequence MSIQFGPEYVRAIAPYQGGKPIAEVAREFGLDEAKIIKLASNENPLGMPESARLAMQKAVADIGRYPDANGFDLKAAITAKYDVPAEWITLGNGSNDILELATHAFVQAGQAAMYAEYSFVVYALATQAVGARAIVVKAKDYGHDLAAMFDAITADTKLIFIANPNNPTGSFIPAAELEAFLARVPPQIVVVLDEAYNEYLPPEVQYESISWVRKYPNLLVSRTMSKAYGLAGLRIGFGIAQPAITDLLNRIRQPFNVNSLAQAAAVAALNDTEFLQRSAQLNREGYRQLTQTFDELELEYVPSFGNFVMVKVGADEAAGARVNLALLKQGIIVRPVANYGLPQWLRVTIGLPQENAAFIDALKKLLA encoded by the coding sequence ATGTCAATCCAATTTGGTCCAGAGTATGTGCGCGCTATCGCCCCGTATCAAGGCGGCAAGCCGATTGCCGAAGTAGCCCGCGAGTTCGGCCTGGACGAAGCCAAGATCATCAAGCTGGCCTCTAACGAAAATCCGCTGGGCATGCCGGAGTCGGCGCGCCTGGCGATGCAAAAGGCAGTAGCCGATATTGGCCGTTATCCGGATGCTAACGGTTTCGATCTGAAGGCCGCGATTACCGCCAAGTATGATGTGCCGGCAGAGTGGATCACGCTCGGCAACGGCAGCAACGATATCCTGGAGCTGGCGACACACGCTTTCGTGCAGGCCGGGCAAGCCGCGATGTATGCGGAATATTCTTTCGTCGTCTACGCGCTGGCGACACAAGCGGTCGGCGCCCGCGCCATCGTGGTCAAGGCCAAGGACTATGGTCATGACCTGGCGGCGATGTTCGACGCGATTACGGCCGACACCAAGCTGATCTTCATCGCCAATCCGAATAACCCGACCGGCAGCTTCATTCCGGCCGCCGAGCTGGAAGCTTTCCTGGCGCGCGTGCCGCCGCAGATCGTGGTGGTGCTGGACGAAGCCTATAACGAATACCTGCCGCCGGAAGTACAGTACGAATCGATTTCCTGGGTGCGCAAGTATCCCAACCTGCTGGTGTCGCGCACCATGTCCAAGGCCTACGGCCTGGCTGGCCTGCGCATCGGCTTCGGCATTGCGCAACCGGCGATCACCGATTTGCTGAACCGCATCCGCCAGCCGTTCAACGTCAACTCGCTGGCCCAGGCCGCCGCCGTGGCGGCCTTGAACGATACCGAATTCCTGCAGCGCAGCGCGCAGCTGAATCGCGAAGGTTATCGTCAGCTGACGCAAACCTTCGATGAACTGGAGCTGGAATATGTGCCGTCGTTCGGCAATTTCGTGATGGTCAAGGTCGGCGCCGATGAAGCTGCCGGCGCGCGCGTCAACCTGGCGTTGCTGAAGCAGGGCATCATCGTGCGCCCGGTCGCCAACTATGGCTTGCCGCAATGGCTGCGCGTCACCATCGGCCTGCCGCAAGAAAACGCGGCGTTCATCGATGCACTGAAGAAGCTGCTGGCCTGA